CCATTCAGCCATTTTAGAGATACATGGGGGTACACCCATGACCCATTTTGGTAAGTTCAATCGGCATGGGTTATTTTCTCAAGGAAGGTcctaagaattaaaaattggCCAAGACCCTTCCTCGTCAGTGCAAAAGAAAGTCCTTACTAGTTAGCAATAAGAGTTTGAACCAAGACCTTAcaaatgattttatatatCCCTCGTAATCAGACTAGTGGACTTGAAATGCCAGGCTTTTGTCACCTTTTCTCCCCAAGAATAAGGAAAcatagattttatttaagcACGTGTTGAGAAACCCTCTCATAAAATTCACAAAAGACCTGTAGAAATCATCCTCGATGCATTCCCAGTAGAAGGCAATATTGAAACCGTCCGGACATGGAGTTTCATTCCTTTCAAACCCAAAAACCACCCTCCCAATATCTTTCAAGTAGAAAGGAGATTCCAAGACTTATTGATCCAAACCACTTTTGCGCGAATCGCTATTGAAAAGTACAGTGAAGGtcacaatcaaacaaaaaagaaacaagcgAAAGCAATTACTTAGAATCCATTTGTAGTCCTGAAAATAAACGCGAATGAAACTCAAGACAGTAATCTCAATCACATAAGATAGCCTTATTTCTCTGTTCATGGTTTAAGTTAAATCCTTTGAGAAATCATGGGCAAGTCCTGACAACATGATCGTCCATCCCAAAATTGGATCGACCCAAAATAAAGGAAAACACAAACGGAGTAAATCCAAATCGaaataaaacaatcaaacCGGAAGAAAAGCGAATATGAAATATAGCaattagaatgaaaaaaatatatatataccaattcGAAGGGATTGTTGCAATTTCCGGACTTGGGAGCGGAATCGTCATCGAGAGAGACATCGTCGGCAAAAACAGAGGAGATGcggaagagaaaaatgagaaagagaagtgaTAAGAGAGGGATGATTGAAGGTGTCGccggagaagaagagaaagccATGTGAGCCCCCGGATTCCCTCAGATTCAGATGGAGGAAATAGATGAATAAAAGGGAAGGGGAGGGGAAGAGGGAAGAGTGCAACGGAGAGCTTTTATTCTTCCTCTGGATCTTTTACCCGCCGAGGATGAAAGGACGTCATAAGTCGTTCTATATATATGCGGGACCCACTTCTCTTCGCTTTTTCTATCCTTTCATAGTTTTGAGGgactttttaaatgtttatggTTGAATCTACCGGTTAGATATGTAAATCcaaataaaactaacttaaatataaaatttaatattttagtattaattagcaatttaattagtaataATCAATCTTATTTTATGTAACTTAACCTCTTTTTTGAAATGTATGGTGAGTAAAAAAGCAAACAACATCAACTAAAAAAACCAATGAAATCTAAGGAaaggcaaaagaaaaacaaatgaagaatgaaaaataagcAAAGGTAACAAAATACAATGTCAATGTATATCTATATAGTCTGCTATCTTTGTCTTATCTTTGTTTCATTGCTCTATCTTTGTTAATATCtatctaaataattataacGACTCTAACTCTTTGTACTGAGTTAGAGGtcattatttctaaaataaataaatactttattataaaaaaacaagagatgacactaaattttcaatgaaaaCTTGAAGTAATCacttataaatcataaataaaatatatagaaataaaagtataagGTAAATCTTAGTTCGAGCCTGTCtggtttttaaagaaaaataacataaaaacaattcataagtttgataaattttaataaaatactaaaatctCTACCTCTActtgtaaaattaaacataaaaagagtgagtataaaaatatagttagTGAGACCCATTAATAATACTGCTAGATGACATAGAAAGAGTGATGTACTCAGTGAGATCCATTAATAGTACTACTAGGTGCCTATTAACTTTCCACTAGGGTTCCGTAAGGAAATTCTCCAAAAACTACCGTTCTCCAAAATACATGCAATCTAGTAATCTCGTAGGAACACATTTGGTATGTCGGTGAACCAGAAGGAACAGTTGATAGAATCGGACTGTAAGTGACCCCGTTAGGTCACTCGTAAAACATAGCATGACAGACTGGTGATCTCGTCGAACCATACAATCATAACAAGGTGGTGATCCGAGGGACAATAAAATGGGTACAACCCTAATAGACAACGATAACATATCACCACAATCCATAGAGTGTAGCATATCGTAACATGACATGAATATCATTCATAACGTCTTTATCgtgtaattaatatatcatgcATCATAACATATGAGTCATAATAAATTAGTCATTCATATCAATCACATTATGCATCTTAGCTACATCAAtgcataatgaaaaatacatgGAAGCTCTTATTTTTAAGTTCGAATGTCTGGTAGTAGAATATCTTATATGAGATTAgcttaataaaattattccTAACAGCCACAActgaattaataaatttgtcaTCCAAACATTATTTAACTTAGGTTTCCAACTTAGCCTAAGGATAAggttgaaacaaaaacaaccttTAATGAAAACAATTTCACAAACTACACCTCCTTCTAAAATGCCAATGACCTTCGAGAAACAATAATCCAACttaaatctaaatattaatttagattagcacaaaaatttatatttaagtgGGCGTACCAAACCCAATAGAAAGCAAACCAAGAAAAACACCAAAATGGCTTAATTTGGCTCATAACAATATGAAACTTGGCTCGACGAAGCAAAGGAAAGGGTGCTCAATTCAAATGGCTCGAAAGAGAACATAAGTGCATAACTTAGGATCGACTCGAACGAAAGAGGATGGTTTGGACGAAGGAACGTGACTGAAACACTTGGTTAACAATGTTCTACGCGCGACTGATGTGATTGGAGAAGAAAGCTTGACTTTTCCTTTCGTGCGAATTAATTTCACGACGAAGATGAAGTACTCACTAGAGTTCGGACGGAGAACTAGTGGGCGGCTGGGCTTGCTCGAATTGAAGACGTGCAACTAAGGGTGTACAAATATGGGCTGAAGCCGCATAACCCGGactacccaacccatattataagggttgggttgggttaattttttttataatttttcgggttgggttgggtctcgagttggagggttgaaaaattcggttcaacccaacccaacccgaattaagataatatataaataaacaaataagaggtatatattgttttaataaaaacaaattagaggtatataaattttgaatttattgtatgaaagtttgaatcatgtatgtttgaaatttaaatgtaacaatttcaaacttttataaccattagaaactagaaaatgagaaatttttttaaaaaaatattaatatatacaacCCGACAACCCAACCTAACCCATATTTTATGAGTTGGATTGGGTTAAAAACTTAATTCGTGTTATTCGAGTTGTCAACCCAAATAACtcgaaaatatgggttgggtcGAGAATGTCTCCTTACCCAACCCGATTTCACCCCTACGTGCAACACACACAACAAGCTTCGGATGGGTTTCGACTAGGCTTCGTTGAAGCGTGGGCGCTTACAGCAAGGAGGATGTGACAGACGAAGATGTCGGAGAAAGTGGGGCAATAGCGTTTagggaggaagaagatgaagaagatgatgaatagtGAGGACACACGTTCCAGGACtctatataaaacaataatattattactcctttttaaattctcaaatatagtttgaatttccaacatgaaaaaacaaataaacatattaaaaatttatatatttagcaATTTGAATTAACTGAATGATATGATTTacatttcattcatttatatttatttcaaactaaCTATTTAATACAACAACACACAAATAGTTTATAGGGtaaatttctcaaataaaatttcatatttttatgaactaaaatttttcaaataactaaaattttgaccctaaattcattaaattaaactataccaaataaaattaatgtgaaATCATAAATTAGCCaactaaaatatatcatactgaaaaaaaaaatataaatatatatataattaataatacaattagatatcaatttatttgaaatcttataatttgattaaatcaacAGTTAGGAAAAgctaaaattagaaaattgtttggataataacaaaaattcaaatctcaaaaatgaaaagtgataTTGTAACATACAAAacagtaaaaataaataaatgaatcaaGTTTAGTTTATGGTAttctaaaaagagaaagaaatgagaagagaagaaaacacCTATTCGATTCCTTCCCCTTCTCGGGGAATTATCAGAAATAGGATAATTTGGAAGGATCTAAAGAGTTTTgagatgaattttaaaaaagatgacttttaggacaaattagttggaaaaagtctatattaccctcaagttaaaaaatatcctaaaatcaatttatgaatcctctcttctccttctccttctccctccgttttttcactttctaaaaaatgtttcatttttctctcatcccTCCCTCTAGTGTTTCATTTTCAcgaaatttcctttttcttccttttccattctttaattcgttttcttgaaatttctttctcaaGCTCTTCCCATGGTCTCCACCGGcctttgaaaaccattttctccattttctcacttccaaaaagaatatttcatttttctctcatctctctccattttcatACATTGTGGGATAAATTGGCCTTCCTAATTCTAAGAGCATGAGAATGTTGCTCTCACCTGCATTGTTGtacattatataaaagttctgcacactttacaattttccaagataatgaaataaaaattgcataccaaaaaacaaaaatggtattcattccattatataaaactatttatgtacatagttTGGAACATATACAATTCCTTCAAAAGTTGGAACTAAAAGTCAATACATGGGATTGTTGGTCCATAATTGAAATgccaattgttttctaaaatatgacatgttttcttgacataatGTAGCTACATCTAAACCAGAAGCTTCATATTCGAAATACTTAATTGTAAATACACCACAATCACTATTGTTGCGTTGAAGTGGAATGGAGTCGACAATGACAAGTGGCCAAGGTTCCTTGTGTGTTGATGATCCGCCTCTCCTAACAAAGAATCCAGTAGCATCGAGCAAATTTGGCACCATCTCTTGAATTGGCTCTAATATGCTTCTCATATCTTCGGCACTCGTCAGCGACGGAAGCGAATCCCATACCTTAACTTGACAACGTACCAAGTCCAAGCATAATAGAATCCAATGATTGCCATGGATATTGAATGGAGAGTAAATGTAATCAACATTCACCCAAGGATCTTGACAGTCTTGTTTTGATCCGACAACATAGTCAACCTGCTTACTAAATGTGATAAACTGCTTACTAAGCTGCATTATACATGAGACCGTTAGTTGATGTCGAAGCCATACTGAAacctgcataaaaaaaaaactaattaaatataattgcataagAGACTTACTAAACATGGATGCACTAGcatcttgggacttctactcaaaattttggaaggtgagagataggtgctgataggtgcgagatgctGGAAAACtacaaggcaaagttgctaagtctaataaaattgctaaccctaaagccttaacacctagtagagtagctaaacatgcattctaaacggtttaggaagttaacactcttatattgggacttctactcaaaattttggaaggtgagtctaataaaattgctaatcctaaagccttaacaccaagtagactagctaaacatgcattctaaacggtttaggaagtttacactcttatattgggacttctactcaaaattttggaaggtgagagataggtgctgataggtgagagatgatggaaaacttcaaggcaaagttgctaagtctaatacaattgctaaccctatagccttaacacctagtagactagctaaacatgcattctaaacggtttaggaagttaacactcttatattgggacttctactcaaaattttggaaggtgagagataggtgctgataggtgagagatgatggaaaacttcaaggcaaagttgctaagtctaatacaattgctaatcCTAaggccttaacacctagtagactagctaaacatgcattctaaacggtttaggaagtttacactcttatattgggacttctactcaaaattttggaaggtgagagataggtgctgataggtgagagatgatggaaaacttcaaggcaaagttgctaagtctaatacaattgctaaccctatagccttaacacctagtagactagctaaacatgcattctaaacggtttaggaagtttacactcttatattgggacttctactcaaaattttggaaggtgagagataggtgctgataggtgagagatgatggaaaacttcaaggcaaagttgctaagtctaatacaattgctaaccctatagccttaacacctagtagactagctaaacatgcattctaaaccgtttaggaagtttacactcttatattgggacttctactcaaaattttggaaggtgagagataggtgctgataggtgagagatgatggaaaacttcaaggcaaagttgctaagtctaatacaattgctaatcctatagccttaacacctagtagactagctaaacatgcattctaaacggtttaggaagtttacactcttatattgggacttctactcaaaattttggaaggtgagagataggtgctgataggtgagagatgatggaaaacttcaaggcaaagttgctaagtctaatacaattgctaaccctatagccttaacacctagtagactagctaaacatgcattctaaacggtttaggaagtttacactcttatattgggacttctactcaaaattttggaaggtgagagataggtgctgataggtgagagatgatggaaaacttcaaggcaaagttgctaagtctaatacaattgctaaccctatagccttaacacctagtagactagctaaacatgcattctaaacggtttaggaagttaacactcttatattgggacttctactcaaaattttggaaggtgagagataggtgctgataggtgagagatgatggaaaaattcaaggcaaaggaaatggtctttcaacaatgcagcttatgataatgtctttagaatacaatatttagaatgcatgtttagcacATATCTATTGTACTGGTAACTTTGCAGAGTTTATATGGGATACCAAATATATGTTCGAATTCAAGTTCTAAACTCCAAGGtatggtttttctattattacagtacattgcaaaggaaatggtttttcttcctaaaaacaGAATGGCTCCCACGGTTCTCTATGTCTGTGTGCATATGACatgcatttcttctccaaaatgtgccaaaaacaaaaaactcacATCTTAACAGACAACTTAAACAAACAAGATGGAATactgtaataataaataagctaCAACAGactaactctaaaaaaaaaaactgagatTTTATTACTCACTTGACTTCAAAGATGATGGATACGGCACTGCCAATGTAGAGGAGTGgataagaaatggagaggtccggtgaaaacaaacctgaaatcgaaatggatggaagtggagaagcgTCCGCCGGAGATGAAGTCGAAAGTAAAACAGAGACCCGtgcagaagaaatggagacgTTCCGTGAACAAGTTGAAATCGGAAAATATAGCGGAGAGTcgtgaagaagaaatggatggaagtggagaagaaatggacggAAGAGAAAAACGTTCACCGGAGGCGGGAGAGAGTTGAAGGGGTAACTGCAGACGCGGAAGAGTTCAAATGCTCTGGTttacgtttttcttttgaacggCCTTCTGTCTTCGGGCTtgcaagaaaaggaaaaagaagaaaaggaaaaagaagaaaagaggaaggaaaataaaagagggtattttcgtcatttcacctccaatttatcctaaatctcaacttttttacaatcaatcctaaaactctatttctaccccatttttggcctattctTGTCAATTCCCCCCTTCTCTTAGGACGTTTTAGAAACTTTTGGAAGTTTGAGTATCTGTTAAgttataatttaaccaaacatttaaatagtaaaattttgaaactctGCTCCCTCCCATTTCACCAAAGAGATTATCGGAAATGTCGTACGACGGCCATCCAGACGATCAATCCATTCCTCCAAGTTCATGCTCCCATGGCCACCCATCCTCGCTCTGCCTCCACACGCAGGAAGGTGGAATCATTTGCCTCCTCTGCTTCTCCAATCTCATCTCCGATCCCCTCTCTTCCACAGTTCACGTCTCCTACGCACTCTCCCAGTTCTCCCAAGCTCTTTCTCAGCCCACATTCCTCCGCACCTTCCTCACTTTCCATTCTCACTTCATTGTCGCTCCGTTCGTCGCCGCACTCTGCTCCTTCGACGATCACTCCATTGCTCGCCAACTCACTGATCTTGTTCGCCGCCTCTGTGATGTCACTGAAGTTGACGGTTATGGATCTCTTTGCGACGACTTTATTGCAAGATTTTCTGATCGGATTTCTTCTGGTTCCTTGGCTTGGAGCCGCCGTCAGGTGTATATGGTAATCTACTGTTCTAGATTCCTGCGTATTTCGTTGTCAAAAGTGTGAgagtttttctatttcttctttgtaGCTTCATTGTTATGGAATGCTGTTAAACTATCGGACAAAAAATTTCCATGGCCAAATTAAGAACAACGATGTCATTGTATCAAATCTTGTGGCAGGCCTTGAATTACCAAGGTGATAAACTGAATTATTCGAAAGAagcaaattatttttacactTGGCATATGCATTTTATGACGAGTTCTGAATTCATCTTCATATGCAGCGAGGAGATACGGGGAGAGATCCTCTTTGTCTTATACAAATTGTCCGTAATTGAATATGCATCTAACCACAGCACTGAAACTGATGTTCTCTCTGCATTTTGCCCAAAACTTCTGTACTTGTCTCTGGAGGCCCTCATGAAGACTCAAAATGATGATGTCAGATTGAACTGTGTAGGTTTGTCAAATTCTTcacatccatttttttttgtgtattctAGACCGAACATGATGGTATTATCCAAAGTCGTGTACCAATGTAATAAGACTTATGAGCTGGCTTTTTTAGGTTAAACCTTCTTCCTGCTTTATAGTTTGAAGCTGTTGGTGAATGAGTTTGggtgatattttttaatgtttgcaTTTGCGTACAGATGAAGCTTAGTTTCtcattcttcatcttctcttatCTCATGcgtattaatttgtttttgcagCACTTCTAACTGTACTGGTTCAAAGAGGGCTCTTGGGGAGTGAACCTGAATACTATTCAAAGTTCAACGAGAAGGAAATAGACGAACTCcctttgaatattttgttcGCTGAGGCTATCAAAGGTCCTCTACTATCGTCAGACACAGAGCTCCAATTAAGCACTCTGGAGCTAATAATCCGTTATTTGTCCTCCGAAGGCACTTCCATCACGCCGATCCAACTATTggttgaagaaaatatagtgGATTATGTATTTGAGATATTACGATTTTCAGGTGAGCAATCATAGTCCTTCAAATTATTGAACAAGCATAATCTATCAGGGACAAGGATATCTAGCTATTTTTGTGTTGTTAAATACATGAAAACTACaaattcttttgttgaaaatagTACATATGCCAGAAACTTAAAATTCTAGGATAATGAAATGTGTTGAAGATTGCAGAAGGTAAGGATCCCTTGGCAAGGGCTTGTCTTCAGGCCCTTGATCTTCTTTCAAAAGCTGAACTGCCCTTCAATCAAAGGCTTGCGGTTGGATTTGCAACACTAATTCCAGTGCTGCGCCATGTTGCTGAAGTTCCTTTTCATCCAGTTCACAGCCAAACACttggtctcattttgagaTGCATTTCTCAGTGTCCTGGAGTAGTGGCTGCATCTCACATTGAGGAACTAGTTCTTACTTTGACAAGGATGCTCCGAAAGAATGTGACTGGAGAGATGGGCATACATCCAGACACATTTGCAACAACTTGTGAAATCTTGGTCACAATTATGAAGTCTCCATCTCATAGGGTGCCCCATCTAGCAACATCAGTTCAAGAAGTATTAGAACATgtagttttattttgtctCAGAACGTTCGAAACACAACCATCTCAACTTTTACATTCCTTATACCTTCTCAAGGAGTTCTATGTATACAGTCAAGTCATTGCTGTCATGGATGACTCCGTCACCaaagatatgaaaatttgtgtTCTTGATGTATGCACAACACATTTACTACCTTGGCTTTTAGCAACTATCAGTATAGTTGAAGAGGAACTTGTCAT
This DNA window, taken from Cucumis sativus cultivar 9930 chromosome 6, Cucumber_9930_V3, whole genome shotgun sequence, encodes the following:
- the LOC116404658 gene encoding ubiquitin-like-specific protease ESD4 translates to MQLSKQFITFSKQVDYVVGSKQDCQDPWVNVDYIYSPFNIHGNHWILLCLDLVRCQVKVWDSLPSLTSAEDMRSILEPIQEMVPNLLDATGFFVRRGGSSTHKEPWPLVIVDSIPLQRNNSDCGVFTIKYFEYEASGLDVATLCQENMSYFRKQLAFQLWTNNPMY